The region CTACCATCAAAATGGATGAACCACTCTGAACTGTGGGAATTCGCTTGGCTGgagcacacatacatacatactctgGATATTCTGCTTAAGTGTTTTTTCAGGAGCATTACATTActtacacatacacacaaagaCGTCTCTTGTCGGGGGCACGTCTTCGTCGGGAACAGAGATGCCCCAAGGCCCATGGAAACTTTTCAAGTGTTAACGAGTTTTGTTGCACACATGTGTCGATTGCATATGGAGTGCACTTAACTCGAAAACTTGAACGACATTTAAGCATTTGCCAATGTTCGGTGTTGTTCTTGATGCCACCACCCTCTCTGCCCCACCTTGTTTGTTGgtgcaacaacagaagcagcagcagaggcacacgACAAGTTGCAAGCTGATATTCCTTTGGTTGTTTGCCGGAAAacgaaatttgattttatgcaaaaacaatttgcatcTTAATTGACTGCCGCATGCCAAATGCCACAAGCCACAAGCCAGGGAGCTGTCAATCCCAACCAGAATATAAGAGTATGAGTGCCTGAAAGAGTGCTCCTTAATTACTTTTCATCCCTTCAGATCAGAGTTTAAAGGGTATTTATGGGTCCAAGAGATTTCCTTATGCTATGCCTTAGATGCTATCGATTCCATATTTCCATGCATTTCTATCTGCATCAGGGCTGTGGCAACGACTATGGACATGGGGTCGGATATTAACTAAAATATTTCTTAAATTTCCAGCATTCCAATTCCCAGGGAATTCCCATTCCACCTCCATCTCTGGCCATCCGAATGGAcctgccctctctctctctctctgtggaaaTATGTGTTCATTCCTACATCTACATCTAAAGAccattttcagttttctttgcCCGCCTCCTCATCGCCGTGCACAGGCACCACGCCCTAGAAAAGGCGTTGGTTACATCTCTTTTTCCatcttttcattttccattcctTTCCTTTTCAGATGTgatgtgtgttgtttttttgctcctttttgCATTTACAAATTATGCTCAtataaatttttataaaacatctctgccgttgccattttattttatgtttctttttgttaCACCCATACCATGCGGCCataaagacacacacacacccacacagatcCAGATGTACGCTGGCGcacaaaagtaggcaacgaaAGGCGGCAGCAAGCGGCCTTCCTCCTCCTTCGTGCGTTCGGGCCGGGCGTCGGTCTGTTGGCCAAAATGAAGAGCAATTCACACTTGAAAACTTTCAACATGCGTTTTTAAGTTGCCCCCAAACAACTATAATACCGTTCTGTTGCTCTTTCCACTTTccgtatacatatgtatatgcatatgtatatgtggcAGGCGCGCAGGGTCTGAGCCAGCTGAGCCTCTGAATATTAAGCGGAATGTGTGCGAATAAGACACAGTTCTGGCAGGCCATAAAAAAGGGTTCGGTGGCAAGCCTCTGGCCTGTTTATTTTGCCGCCTAAGCTGGCTAATTTAATATGCATAAATGCCGGCACATGTTTCATAAACGGCATTTTAAAGCGGGGTCCAGTCTCCAAAAATGGCTTCATTATCAGGGCTCCCTCtctatctgtatttgtatctgtatctgtatatctcTCTCCATGGATTGCCAAGGACagtcatgtgtgtgtgtgctaaaACTTCCGGGATATGCAGTCGGCCGGACGAGGACAAATGTACTTCCGCCTGGTAACAGGGACTGGCGGCAACAAAAACTGTTGCATGTTTTTGTCCTCCGGCCGAGATGGCCAAACAATGGACTCGGAATTAAATGCCATAATTAAACCGACTGCCGCCAGTCGTCAAAATGCTGGCGATAAGCCATAGTCCGGAGCTCGGAGTCGTCCGGGGTCCGTTGCTTGACAACAGCTGTTTAAACTCTTTGCCACAAAACGCCACTCACTACTGTCCCAGTGTTCCCTCCTACCCCCTGGAGCTGATACAATGCTCATCCGCGGCTTGTGGCTGTCGTTTTTATCTCTTCCCATTGTCATTCGCACAATGCCCGAAAATGGGcgcccccacacacactgTCAGGTCCTGCGTCTGTGTCTACTTCTTCCTTTGTGTGTTTCATTCTACTTTTGGTATTTCATCAAATTGATTTGTCTTCaaagccctgccctgctccgccctgccctgcttaCTGAAGCCACTgaggcaatttgcattttgaggCATTTCAATTGCGTGGCACGTTGTTGCCTATTCGAATTATGTCAATAGAATCGCGTCTCCAATAAATGTCAactgtggcaggaggcaggcaggatGGCTGGGAGGGGGGGAACAGCAGCTTGTATTTACTGCTCCTCTGCTGAATGACGACCCTACAGACACGTACACTGTCAGAATATTAGGTGCGAATCCGTACTCAGTCATCATCCTTATAGTTTTTAAGGATATACAGTGCCAGACTTTAGTGCTGCTGCAAGAGGTTTTCCATCGCGATTTTTAAAGTACAAATATACTTATCCGATAAGACTGTCTTATTTTTAGAAGAGTGAACTATTTCTTATAATTTTGTGAACAGACAGAGGACATAGAAAGATATTCTAACCAAGTCCAAGAAGTCCAAGAAAATCAGGCAAGGTGCATTTGCGGATCCCCATCCTAGTTGGTTCTTTTAAAATTCCCTAACACTCGGCAATACTTAATTGCCAGGTACTTCCTTAGTTCTCGGGGTTAAATGGCTCAATTTCTGAATGTTAAAAGCCACCCCCCCTGCGCACTTGACCCCTCACACCGGCCATATAGCGTTTTGTGGGCATTGCCTGCTTAACATTTAATGGCCACACTTTGACTAGCCAAATGGTGGCCCCAAGATCTGTACATGTTTACGGCACTCTAcggccattgccattgccattgccatggagtggagcatggggcatggggcagccATAAGAgtaataaaaagaaattataaaataatattaacaaTCTAGCAAGCTGGGAAACAGGCATTTAGAGCCGGACACGGAGCCAACAAAGTGTATAAACAGCAGTGGAAAAAGGAGGAGGGAGAGCATGGGAGGGAGCACCCGTGGCATTTTACATTTATGGTTATGTGtgggtgctgctgccactgccacatatatgtacgtttaCAGCGGAAGGGGCATGCGGTTGCACAGAGCTTGCATTAAAAGTGCACGTGCAATTAAGacgccagcagcagtggcagcatcatcCTAGTCCTCGTCCTCGCCTCGTCCTTGTCGTCCAACTAATTGGCCAAGCTGTAAAGCAAAAAGGCATGGCAACTTTGTTGGTCCATAactaaatttgtttgtttgctgtcgTTGGCCCCGCCTAAGGCCCTAGCTGGACCGACCGCTGAGCTCCAGCTCGTGCCGCTGCTCCACCAAATTCTTCTGCATAACCGTACCGCAAAAAGCTTTTAAGCCGGCGAGCAACTGGGCTTCAGAGTCGTAAAACCTTATCATAAGTAATCTACATACAAGAAATGTATGAGTACGAGTGGGATATGGGAGGAGGGAATGAGGGATTGATGGGAGGAGGGAATAAGCAAAGTCTATGCGACAATTGGGAGAAGAATCTTCAACTCTGTAAGCTCTCATGAGAGATCTTTTCCGCAAGCTTTCGTTATGGACTAAGCTCGCTCTCTTCTGATATACGTTTCTCTAAGCTCGCTCTCCCCTGCACGCATTCTCTGCTTGTGAGTCTTATATCTGTCTCCTTTGCACCAATGCTTTGGCTTCTCTTTTAGGAAGAGCTTTTAAATGGTCTATGGCCACATTTCCATAGAGTAAACACAATTCGCATCCCTTCGGCAAGCTCTTTGTCTGTCCTTTCAGCACAATTCCTGGTGACATATATCTCACTTAACATTCCACACAACACATGCTCCAacacacaccccccccccccacacacacacacacacaagcatgGGTATCTATTACTCAACAAAAGCCACGAGCCGACACAAACAAGCACCATTcatggggataaaaaacaaaaaacacgaagaacttttataataaaattatttgtttgGGCACAAAAATAGACAACTTTTTAGCCATACATTTCATTTGTGCTAAATGTCACTCCAGGGCATACTTTTTACCCAAACAGCAATAGGGGAAAATGTTTGGCAAATTCTCGGCTCTATACGTGGGGTGTTTTCGGTTCCAtttcctctgctctgctcaacAATTAAACACTTCCTTGGAGTAGAGCTGAGGCGAGGTGCAGCAGAGGGGAGGGTaaacatttgcatttaaataaaaattcattGCATTTTGTTGGCGCGTTTCATTGGCCCATCGCTCCCTcccgtctctggctctgtttgCGTCTCTCTTTGCGTCTCTTTTCCGCACTGTCGTCTGCCTTTGTTGTGTGTCTCCGTCtgtctccatctctgtctgGCACCCAAAGTGACTTTCAATGTAAACGTCAGAGCTTTGTGCCGTTGACATTTGTACGCCGCCAGACGACAGGGCCGCCGCCGGGAAAGGAAAGGACAGGAAAGACGACGACGGCAACAATTTACGATAAACATCTCAGCGGCATGCAAATCCCTTTTAGGAATTGCACGGCAGAGCACTCCAGCTGAAGAGCTGCAGGGAGAAAGAATGAAGAGCTGCAGAGGGTGTGCCAGGATACAGCAGGATACAGGGATTTCGCTGACGACCAGGAATTAACCATCAAGCGGAATCAGCAGTTTACTCCCATTCGCATTTCGCagttttaaataaaacatttaagGAAAACTGagcaaaaaactaaaagcaaGTGAGTCTGAGGAAAAGACAAGTACCAGCCGAGAGAAATCTGTTCCAAAACGTTCTAGAATTCAGGCACCCCGCGCACGATACCATCGCAATTTAAGACAAAGGGGCAAAGGGAACAAAAAGGGCTTTATTTAAAAGTTTACCAAAATACTCCTCCTCTGTTTGCGATCCGGGCAGTTGTTCAGCTTCACCAGCCCCTGTATCTGCGGCGATAGTAGGCCCACATATCGCAGATCGAGGGTTTCTTGACGCACTCGCAGAACGGAAGCGGCTCCTGGAGCTCGGGCTTGCGACACTCCGAGAAGCTCGGGTACTTCGTGGGTCGCTTCGTGCAGCACGAAGGCCGGAAGTGTAGGTTGCACGAGGGAGGGTTCCTCACAAGTCGACAGTGGATAAAAGAAAACTTGCAGCAGGGCATGACGCCGATCCTCTGAACGTCCATCAGCTGTTCTGGCTTGACGCGGGCTCCGGTGTGCTCGGGCACGTCCGGCTTGCACGCCGTCTGGGGCTTGTTCATCGTGCCGCGGGATCGTTTCGCTTGCGTCGGATAGATCTTCTTCTTCCGGAAGTGAGGCTGCGGCACGGGATAGCTCTCCCGCCAGGTGCGCTGGTACCTCCGTAGGGCCTTGTCGCTGGGCCGGTACTCGGTGAGGTCTCGGGGCGGGGGGCCGTCACAAGGATCTTCGTCGCACACGGTCGGCGTGCTCCTGGGCGGGCACGTGTACTTTATGCGCCGGGCTTTCATCTTCTGTTCGGTGGTAAGCGACCTACTCAGTACGGACACCGTGCACTGGGGCATGGCCACCAGCCGACCCACAAGGCCTCGGAGAAGTTTCATCACAAACAGGAATTTCGAACGGAAGCCAAAAGAAGCCGACTACGGAACAAACGAACACGATAATTTGTTAGGTGTTCACGACCCAAACGACACGATCGGACtgagcaggagccggagccggatcCCCATCCCCAATCGAGGCCTAGGAGCTGTTCGGCGAGGCATACTTGGTTCGCTTCTGAGTGATGTCCTGTCCCTTAAATGTTGTTCTGAGGTCGTCGCTGGTCCCTGGCGAAGCTGAACATATCGCAGAGTGGTGGGACCGCCAAGCAGCGACACTCACAGGGCCTCGCTGCATTCGTCTCGGAGAAGCACTCGGAGTAACTGGGATACTGGGTGCGGCGAC is a window of Drosophila pseudoobscura strain MV-25-SWS-2005 chromosome 3, UCI_Dpse_MV25, whole genome shotgun sequence DNA encoding:
- the LOC4803974 gene encoding uncharacterized protein — translated: MKLLRGLVGRLVAMPQCTVSVLSRSLTTEQKMKARRIKYTCPPRSTPTVCDEDPCDGPPPRDLTEYRPSDKALRRYQRTWRESYPVPQPHFRKKKIYPTQAKRSRGTMNKPQTACKPDVPEHTGARVKPEQLMDVQRIGVMPCCKFSFIHCRLVRNPPSCNLHFRPSCCTKRPTKYPSFSECRKPELQEPLPFCECVKKPSICDMWAYYRRRYRGW